Part of the Zhongshania aliphaticivorans genome, ACACCGGCAACACGTTGCGCTGGGTATTTTTTTATAAACGCCTTAAATAAATCAACATTACTGCCATACCTCGCTAACATCTCTTCGTCGAAGCCACCCAGTGCTTCAATCTCGCAAAGTACAGCCGCCAAAAAATAGGCATCGGTCGCAGGCTTAATCAGCAATGTTTCACCGGTCTTTGAGGTCGATGACTCAGTTTTACGCGGATTAACAAAGCATACTTTGCCGCCACGAGACTTAATGTCCTCTGTCACTTTGCCGGAGGTATTTTCGGTTGAGACTGTCGTCCACTTGGACACCCGTGGATTCGCACCCATACAGAGCAAATAGTCGGTATTGCTAATATCGGGAATCATTGCGCTAGTTGAACCGTAGATAGCGACAGCACTGACTATTTTGTTGGTCATGTCTTGTGTTGAAGAACTAAAGACCATATCCGTCCCGAGAAGGCCGATAAATTGTGCTGCAGACATAAGCATTCGGGAATTAAAAGCCATTGGGTTGCCTGAATAAACCGCAACCGAGCTAGGCCCGTACTGATCAACCAGAGACGTGAGCTTGGTACTGATTTCCGAATAAGCCGTTTCCCAATCTATTCGCTCAAAATCGCCCTCGGTTTCTTCACGGGAATTGCGACGGCGCAAGGGATAATTCAATCGATCTGGATCATTATGAAACTGGAGGTATGACAAACCTTTGTGGCAAGCGAGGCCACCTGAAGGGTAATCGTGATTGGGTTTGAGCCCAACGATTTCACCGCTGTCGTTAACTTCAGCCAACATCGGGCACATAGGTTCACAAATTCTACAGAATGTATGTTGTTGCTTATTCATGAGAAACCCTTCTGGTTACGATGACGTCTGTTGTGAAATGAATCACAGGGATTTGAACGTGTGTATGACACAAAATTATTGATCGGCAGCCTTTAGAAGCTCGCGGGTGTCACATATTTTTACGCGTGGCCTTTCATCTTCGGCACCCTTTAATCGCTCATGGCGATCAATGTTTTTCCAGCCTTGAAAATTGATTAGCTTTGGCTGACGACGACTGAGTACACTAAGCACCTCAGCAGAACTTTTTGATGCCGGTGTTAGCAAGCCGCCAGCGAAGTCTTTTAGTAAGCTATCAATGGTATCTCGTGCGCATTTTTTATTAGAACCGATGACACCTTTAGGGCCGCGTTTTATCCAACCCGAAACATAGATTCCGTGCAACTCAGTGCCTGCAGAGTCAACTCTGCCATGGGTATTGCTAATTATTCCGCGCGATTCATCAAAGGGTAATCCGGCAATAGGTGAGCCCTTATATCCGATAGACCGCATAAGCAAGCCAGTCTTAATTTGAACGTATCTGTCAGTCGCTCGCGCACGAACTGAACCATCGTGACTATATTCCAAACTGTTTTTTACGACCGACAGGCTTTCAACCTTGCCGTTACCAGATAATTCAACTGGGGAGCCTAAAAAACGTAGGACAATACGCTTTTCAGCGCCACTAGCACCTTTGGCTGCAAGTAATCGCAATGTTTCTACTTTACGACGCTCTTCCCACGTGGCTGATGCCAGACGACCATCGTTGTCGTCTAGCTGGCCGGGATCGTCGATAATAACGTCAACACCGACAAGGTGAAGTAATTCCTCTATCTCAGGATTATTGAATGCGCCTTGAAAATGGCCACGTCGAGCAAGTAGCACCACTTCTTTAATTTTACTTTTACGCAGTGCGCTAATTGCATGATCGGCAATATCAGTTTGCTGTAGCTCTTTAACAGGGAGTGTAAGTATTCGAGCGATATCTATCGCAACATTGCCATTACCGATGATAACAGCGCGCTCATGACTCAAATCAAGATCTAAATTACTATAATCTGGGTGGCCGTTATACCAAGCAACAAATTCACGTGCAGCCAAACAACCCGGAAGATTCTCGCCAGGGATGCCCATACGAATATCGTCGTTGGCTCCCACTGAGTATATAACCGCGTCATACCAGTCTAACAGTTCAGCAGGTAACACATCGGTGCCAATCTCTACATTGCCAAGAAAGCGAACCCTAGGATTGTTTAAGTAGTGATCAAACAAACGGTCTGCCACAAGTTTTTTCTCACTGTGATCAGGCGCAACACCAGACCTCACTAATCCCCAAGGAGTAGCAAGTCGTTCGTAGAGATCGATCTCGACGGTATGGTCATTGTCTTCCAGTAAATGAGCAATGCTGTACAGTCCTGCAGGCCCAGCTCCGACAACCGCTACACGCAGATTCTTATCATTCATGGTTTGATGTGCTCCCCGCTGCTGCAAGAGGTTTTTGGCTAAAGTAATCAGCGTTGATTTGGGTATAGTGCTGCCATTTGAGGGGGAGGTGATCTTCTTTGTAGATCGCCAGGACTGGGCAAGCTTCGACACAAGCCCCACAATCGACACAAACATCAGGGTTAATATATAACTGTTCAGCTTTCTCAAAGCCAGGATCTTGTGGCATTGGGCTAATACAATCGACTGGGCAGATTTCCACACATGAATAATCGGCTATACAGGGTGCTGCTATTACGTAAGTCATAAAATTTACTCAATATTTCTTTATTTTTACAAATTATTCAATTTCGTATGCAAACACAGAGAATGAAAGCCATTCAATAAAATTGAAATTAGAAACAGTTCGCCCAGCCATGTGTAGTGTTGATTAATATGAAATCATACCAACGCCCAACAATGTCAAATTGAACGTCCTTTTCATGCCAACAATTATTTATTCATCAATATTTTATAAATTATTCCATACGAAATTGGTTACTCATAAAGAATCACTTACTACTTTATCTTTTCAAAATCGTAGTGATCAAAATTAGGTTTAGCTGTACGTCGCGAATATTCGCACATAGACCCCACCCAGTTATTGGTGTTTACGCCTTCGGCAGTTTTATACCAACTTTGGCAATCACCTTCAAAAGTTGAGCCTTCACTTCGCTTCCGAATTTCTTCATTAAATTTTAAGTGGTGCTTCTCTTGCACATCAATAACATCCCAACTGCGATCTCGTCGATCAATAAGCAACTTGGCAAGGTAGCGCTGCTGGCGTTCAAGCATATAAACGATAGAGCCTGATCCAAGATTTGAATTTGGCCCATAAAGAGTGAAAAAATTTGGGAAGCCCGAGACAGCCATACCTAAATAAGCATTTGCCCCTTTTGCCCAGCGTTCATGTAGCAGTTCGCCGTTCTTACCCGTCACCTGCATTGGCGCTAGAAATTCGGTTGCAGCAAAGCCAGTGCCATACACAATAGCGTCAACCTTATGCAATACACCGTCTTCACCGCGCACTCCTTCAGCGGTAATTTCTGTTATCCCTTCCGTCACAACATTTACATTTTGCCTTGTTAATGCCCTCAACCATTCAGTGGTTAACAACAAACGTTTACAACCAATTGGGTAATCAGGTGTCAAGCGCGCCCTAAGATCCGGATCCTTAACTTGAATTCGCAATTGCAACTTAGACATAACGGTGAGCAAGCGTTCTGCCCAGCGGTGTCCTCGATAGGCATAGCCAAGAGCTTCAGTTAACAGAAAAATACGTAGACGATCAATGTCATGAATTAAAGGAATATGATCTAACAACCAACGTTGCCAGCCACTAAATGCCTTTTCCACCTTAGGGCCTACCCACCCTGGTGAGCGCTGAAAGACATGTAATTTTTCAACCCGCTTGGCAATTTCGGGAACAAACTGCACCGCACTGGCACCGGTGCCAATAACCGCAACCTGCTTTCCAGACATATCAAAGTCATGGTTCCAAGTAGCCGAGTGAAAGCTAGTGCCTTTAAATTTATCCTGCCCAGGTATATTAGGTATTGACGGGCGGTGTAACTGACCAACAGCACTGATTAAGATATCGGCTTCGTATATCTCGCCGCTGGCACTGTGTATAACCCAAACGGCTCTTTGTTCGTCAAAATTTGCCGCTATTACCTTTTGCTTAAACTTGATATGACTGTAAATGTCATATTTCCTAGAAACAAAGCGCATGTATTCTTTGATTTCATAGTGTTTACCGTAACGATATTGCCACGGATAATGAGGTTCAAAAGACCAAGAGTAAAAGTGTGAGGGTACATCGCAGCCCGCACCTGGATAAGTGTTTTCACGCCAAACACCGCCAACATCTTCGCCTTTCTCCAAAACAAGGAAGTTGTCTATCCCGGACTTTTTGAGGTAGTAGGCCATGCCCAAACCACCAAAACCTGTTCCGATAATCGCTACCTGATAGTTATTTTTTGATTTATTGCTCACATTATCCCCTATCGAATAGCACGACGAACTATTGGCCATCTCTACCAAAGATCTATAGAACTATACGAATCGTTAATTTCACGCCAAATTCACTACTAGTGAGGTTTATTTTATTAGGTTTATCTTGAGGTATATATGTCATCAACTGAATGATAGATTCGGCCATGTTTTGACAGTTCGAACAAGCCTGACAAGAGGTTGATCAGAAACAAAAGACTTACATCCATTGTATTAAACGACGAGTCTCACAAGTAGAAACGTTATTTATAGCTCACATTAGTTAAAAGCTTAGATAAGCCAAAGAAATTACAGAGAATAGCCGACGGATTTTATTTTAAATAATCAGCATAACTCGTTTGTCAGAAGGAAGACGATAACCATTTAATACTCATCTATACATCCCCCTTAACTTGAGCTCATTGAACTTATGCGGTAATCCTGCGGTGTGCGGCCTGTCCAGCTCTTGAATGCACGAGAAAAAGCCGAGCTTTCAGAGTATCCCAGCAAATCAGCAGTTTGCTCTACCGTGAAGCTATCCTTCAAATACTGCTTAGCGAGCTTCAAGCGCACTTCTTTAAGTATATCCTGATAGCTCGTGCCTTCGTGCTGTAGTTTCCGGCGTAAACTCCGCGTAGAAAGCGATAGCTCTTGAGCAATCTCAACAATAGAGGGAAACTTTCTAGGGTTGCTAATAATCTGATCGACTATTTTTGCGCTAAAATTATTATTCCTTCTTATTTCATTGAGTAATTCACGACAGCTCTCAAGACAGGCATCCACTGTGCGTTGGTTAGGCGACCACGGCAGATCTTGATCCAAAAGTGATGAATCATATAAAAATGCATTACATGGCTGCCCCATAACAATGGGACAATCGAAATGTTTTTCATATTTTTCATGGTTAGCGTCATCGACGTACGCAAGGTGGATCTCTTTAATTACCGATCTACTCAGACCGACCGACTGGAGCACATTAAACCCAGCCTCAATATCCCTGGATTAACTCTTGAGGAAGTGGATAACGAAACTCTAGACGTGTTCCTCCAATTTCATCTAGAGCATCTCGAAATTTGAAATGACTAAAACTAAGGTCATGGAATTTACTACAAATCTCTACA contains:
- a CDS encoding flavin-containing monooxygenase, with the protein product MSNKSKNNYQVAIIGTGFGGLGMAYYLKKSGIDNFLVLEKGEDVGGVWRENTYPGAGCDVPSHFYSWSFEPHYPWQYRYGKHYEIKEYMRFVSRKYDIYSHIKFKQKVIAANFDEQRAVWVIHSASGEIYEADILISAVGQLHRPSIPNIPGQDKFKGTSFHSATWNHDFDMSGKQVAVIGTGASAVQFVPEIAKRVEKLHVFQRSPGWVGPKVEKAFSGWQRWLLDHIPLIHDIDRLRIFLLTEALGYAYRGHRWAERLLTVMSKLQLRIQVKDPDLRARLTPDYPIGCKRLLLTTEWLRALTRQNVNVVTEGITEITAEGVRGEDGVLHKVDAIVYGTGFAATEFLAPMQVTGKNGELLHERWAKGANAYLGMAVSGFPNFFTLYGPNSNLGSGSIVYMLERQQRYLAKLLIDRRDRSWDVIDVQEKHHLKFNEEIRKRSEGSTFEGDCQSWYKTAEGVNTNNWVGSMCEYSRRTAKPNFDHYDFEKIK
- a CDS encoding 4Fe-4S dicluster domain-containing protein yields the protein MTYVIAAPCIADYSCVEICPVDCISPMPQDPGFEKAEQLYINPDVCVDCGACVEACPVLAIYKEDHLPLKWQHYTQINADYFSQKPLAAAGSTSNHE
- a CDS encoding FAD-dependent oxidoreductase, producing the protein MNDKNLRVAVVGAGPAGLYSIAHLLEDNDHTVEIDLYERLATPWGLVRSGVAPDHSEKKLVADRLFDHYLNNPRVRFLGNVEIGTDVLPAELLDWYDAVIYSVGANDDIRMGIPGENLPGCLAAREFVAWYNGHPDYSNLDLDLSHERAVIIGNGNVAIDIARILTLPVKELQQTDIADHAISALRKSKIKEVVLLARRGHFQGAFNNPEIEELLHLVGVDVIIDDPGQLDDNDGRLASATWEERRKVETLRLLAAKGASGAEKRIVLRFLGSPVELSGNGKVESLSVVKNSLEYSHDGSVRARATDRYVQIKTGLLMRSIGYKGSPIAGLPFDESRGIISNTHGRVDSAGTELHGIYVSGWIKRGPKGVIGSNKKCARDTIDSLLKDFAGGLLTPASKSSAEVLSVLSRRQPKLINFQGWKNIDRHERLKGAEDERPRVKICDTRELLKAADQ
- a CDS encoding helix-turn-helix domain-containing protein, with product MLQSVGLSRSVIKEIHLAYVDDANHEKYEKHFDCPIVMGQPCNAFLYDSSLLDQDLPWSPNQRTVDACLESCRELLNEIRRNNNFSAKIVDQIISNPRKFPSIVEIAQELSLSTRSLRRKLQHEGTSYQDILKEVRLKLAKQYLKDSFTVEQTADLLGYSESSAFSRAFKSWTGRTPQDYRISSMSSS